The following proteins are encoded in a genomic region of Pikeienuella piscinae:
- a CDS encoding esterase/lipase family protein produces the protein MRGGARGFARRCWTLGILIPLSACAPEPKAPNLDTLYDSAASFESQERNPVISIPGTLGSRLVDTESGVVVWGGANGLSVDPDDPENARLIALPIGEGDERLRELRDNLRPDGVLRVARASILGIPVELDIYRGVIETLIAGGFDFRETREEEKTEREINLDSFEFPYDWRRDIVEAASDLDYFVKRKNEQVRETRRSVFGGDPKPVTFDLIAHSMGGLVARYYLMYGGADLPEDGSLPEVTWAGAKNVNRAIFIAPPNTGSVLSFENLVNGKTLGPFQPTYEPALLGTHVSTYELFPRDRHRRVKIKGSDEFVSLFDVDMWDRYEWGILNPSQDPVLKILMPDEPTAASRRARAKRHLAKILARAEQFQRAMDRPVDVPEWLDLYLVVGGGFETPAAVEFDPENGHVDIVKLEEGDGVVLRASSLLDERQDGDYALGLRSPVQYRSVLLLPEEHVDITKSAVFGDNLLFWLLEAPRVGDQLAQPKRLSLAGAPSSGDAATSPPAEK, from the coding sequence ATGAGAGGGGGCGCGCGCGGATTTGCAAGACGCTGCTGGACGCTGGGGATTCTGATTCCGCTCTCCGCCTGCGCGCCGGAGCCGAAAGCGCCGAATCTCGACACGCTCTACGATTCGGCGGCGAGTTTCGAGTCGCAGGAACGCAATCCGGTCATCTCGATTCCGGGCACGCTCGGCTCGCGTCTGGTAGATACCGAGTCAGGCGTCGTGGTGTGGGGCGGCGCCAACGGGTTGAGCGTCGACCCCGACGATCCTGAAAACGCCCGCCTCATCGCACTGCCCATCGGCGAGGGGGATGAGAGGCTCCGGGAGCTCCGCGACAATCTCAGACCGGACGGCGTCCTACGCGTCGCGCGCGCCTCCATCCTCGGCATTCCCGTGGAGCTCGACATCTATCGTGGCGTGATCGAGACCTTGATCGCCGGCGGCTTCGACTTTCGCGAAACGCGCGAAGAGGAGAAGACGGAGCGGGAGATCAATCTCGACAGTTTCGAGTTTCCCTATGACTGGCGGCGCGACATCGTCGAAGCGGCGAGCGACCTCGACTATTTCGTCAAGCGCAAGAACGAGCAGGTGAGAGAGACGAGGCGGAGCGTTTTCGGGGGCGACCCCAAGCCGGTGACGTTCGACCTGATCGCTCATTCGATGGGCGGTCTCGTGGCGCGCTATTATCTCATGTACGGCGGCGCCGATCTGCCCGAGGACGGCTCGCTCCCTGAAGTCACCTGGGCGGGGGCGAAAAACGTGAATCGCGCCATTTTCATCGCGCCGCCGAACACCGGATCGGTGCTTTCATTCGAAAATCTCGTCAACGGCAAGACCCTGGGCCCATTTCAGCCAACCTATGAGCCGGCGCTCCTGGGCACGCATGTCTCGACCTATGAGCTTTTCCCGCGGGACCGTCACCGGCGGGTCAAGATCAAGGGATCGGACGAGTTCGTAAGTCTCTTCGACGTTGACATGTGGGATCGCTACGAGTGGGGCATCCTCAATCCGTCGCAAGACCCGGTCCTGAAGATCCTCATGCCCGATGAACCCACGGCGGCGTCCCGGCGCGCCCGCGCCAAGCGCCATCTCGCCAAGATCCTCGCGCGCGCCGAGCAGTTTCAGCGGGCGATGGACAGGCCGGTCGATGTGCCCGAATGGCTCGATCTCTACCTCGTCGTCGGCGGCGGATTCGAGACGCCGGCCGCAGTCGAGTTCGACCCCGAGAACGGTCATGTCGATATCGTGAAGCTGGAGGAGGGCGACGGCGTCGTGCTCCGCGCGTCCTCACTCCTCGACGAGCGGCAGGACGGCGATTACGCGCTCGGACTGCGTTCGCCGGTGCAATACCGGTCCGTGCTGCTGCTGCCCGAAGAGCATGTCGACATCACCAAGAGCGCGGTCTTCGGCGACAATCTTCTCTTCTGGCTACTGGAGGCGCCGCGCGTCGGCGACCAGTTGGCGCAGCCGAAGCGGCTTTCGCTCGCCGGCGCGCCGTCTTCCGGCGATGCGGCGACCTCGCCGCCAGCCGAGAAGTGA
- the rpoZ gene encoding DNA-directed RNA polymerase subunit omega, with the protein MARVTVEDCVDKVPNRFDLVMLAAHRAREIATGSPLTLDRDNDKNPVVALREIAEETIPVEDLREQAIEALQRHIEVDEPEEDRMSMLMGEENSDKPAADDLSEEQLLRALLAEQSQS; encoded by the coding sequence ATGGCCCGCGTCACCGTCGAAGACTGCGTAGACAAGGTTCCGAACCGGTTCGATCTCGTCATGCTGGCCGCGCATCGCGCCCGCGAGATCGCCACCGGCTCACCTCTCACGCTGGATCGCGACAATGACAAGAACCCGGTCGTCGCGCTGCGTGAGATCGCCGAAGAGACAATCCCGGTCGAGGATCTGCGCGAGCAGGCGATAGAAGCGCTTCAGCGTCATATCGAGGTCGACGAGCCGGAAGAGGACCGGATGTCGATGCTGATGGGCGAAGAAAACAGCGACAAGCCGGCGGCGGACGACCTGAGCGAAGAGCAGCTTCTACGCGCACTGCTCGCCGAGCAGAGCCAGTCCTGA
- a CDS encoding aldo/keto reductase encodes MKTRRLGRTGARVSELCFGTMSFGGDADEAVSGALYSACRDAGVDFFDCADVYAGGRSEEILGRLIKGHRDEVFITSKCAMGPHKGASRRTIRLSCEASLRRLGVDRIDLYFMHVFDETVPLEETLRALEDLRAAGKVAHIGCSNYAAWQIAKANGIAAREGFAPFEVIQPMYNLIKRQAEVEILPLAMAEDLGVISYGPGAGGLLTGKYVQGADGRFSVNQDYQKRYGDAWFHDVAAAFAAFAADRGVHPMTLAVAWAKAHPAISCPIIGARSVEQLRASLDAANFDMSPELHAEIAALSRTPSPATDRLEEQGG; translated from the coding sequence ATGAAAACCAGGCGACTTGGCCGCACCGGCGCGCGCGTGTCGGAACTCTGCTTCGGGACGATGTCGTTTGGCGGCGACGCTGACGAGGCCGTATCTGGCGCTCTCTACTCGGCCTGCCGCGATGCGGGCGTGGACTTCTTCGATTGCGCCGATGTCTACGCCGGCGGAAGGTCGGAGGAGATTCTCGGGCGACTCATCAAGGGCCATCGCGACGAGGTCTTCATCACCTCGAAATGCGCCATGGGCCCGCATAAGGGCGCATCGCGCCGGACAATCCGGCTCTCCTGCGAGGCCAGCCTCAGGCGACTCGGCGTCGATCGGATCGATCTCTATTTTATGCATGTGTTCGACGAGACCGTGCCGCTCGAAGAGACGCTTCGCGCGCTCGAGGATCTTCGCGCCGCCGGAAAGGTTGCGCATATCGGTTGTTCGAACTACGCCGCATGGCAGATCGCCAAGGCGAACGGCATCGCAGCCCGCGAAGGATTTGCGCCCTTCGAGGTGATTCAGCCAATGTACAACCTGATCAAGCGTCAGGCGGAAGTGGAGATCCTGCCTCTGGCGATGGCCGAGGATCTCGGCGTGATCTCCTACGGGCCGGGGGCCGGCGGACTGCTGACCGGGAAATACGTGCAGGGCGCGGATGGGCGCTTCTCGGTGAATCAGGATTATCAGAAGCGTTATGGCGACGCATGGTTCCATGACGTCGCCGCTGCGTTCGCGGCGTTCGCTGCGGATCGCGGCGTCCACCCGATGACGTTGGCGGTCGCATGGGCGAAGGCGCATCCCGCGATCAGCTGTCCGATCATCGGCGCCCGTTCGGTCGAACAGCTCCGCGCCTCGCTCGACGCGGCGAATTTCGATATGTCGCCCGAACTACACGCCGAGATCGCGGCGCTTTCCCGCACGCCCTCGCCAGCCACCGACCGGCTGGAGGAGCAGGGCGGCTGA
- a CDS encoding RelA/SpoT family protein — protein MIRQFELVEMVRAYNPSADEALLNRAYVYGARAHATQKRASGEPYFGHPLEVAAILTGLKLDDATIVTALLHDTIEDTEATFAEITELFGAEIAELVDGVTKLNKLELASRETEQAENFRKLLIAMSRDVRVLLVKLADRTHNMRTLNALRPEKRARIARETMDIFAPLAGRMGMQQMREELEDLAFEELNPEARTSIMRRFLKLRKETGDLIPRIKTAIEQALYEAGVSSEVEGREKKPYSIWRKMEEKQIGFGQLSDIYGFRIITRDIPACYNALGAVHTAMRVVPERMKDYISGPKSNGYRSLHTTVYGPAASRVEIQIRTREMHEVAETGVAAHWAYKEGRRSQNPFAVDPFHWLSGLVERMEKGDAPREFLEQVKLDMFHDQVFCFTPKGDVYGLPRGATPIDFAYAIHTRIGDSCVGAKVDGARVPLWTRLRNGQSVEIIRVESSRPSPVWMDMAKTGRARAAIRRALREEERDEHIRLGKEIARLAFERRKLDGGSKALQTAARKLGFAAVENLLAALGAAELSGRRLVAAVYPGILETEAAEPEDATGRPHRLVVGAPAGLEFSFATCCEPIPGERIVGIRGKRGIEAHCIDCAGLVAHEEHPERWIDLRWDEDAAQLGGRSTSIEVTLANQAGALGAIATLVGEHRANIENITTLARMPDFWRLRISLTVKDVKHMSAILSALEAQTIVTDVHRTRQPAPPLKQAEVEEPQHLSA, from the coding sequence GTGATCCGGCAGTTCGAACTTGTCGAAATGGTGCGGGCCTACAACCCGAGCGCCGACGAGGCGTTGCTCAACCGCGCCTATGTATACGGCGCGCGCGCGCACGCGACGCAGAAGCGCGCTTCAGGCGAACCCTATTTCGGACACCCGCTGGAGGTCGCCGCGATCCTCACCGGGCTGAAGCTCGACGACGCGACCATCGTCACGGCGCTCCTCCATGACACGATCGAAGACACCGAGGCGACCTTCGCCGAGATCACGGAGCTGTTCGGCGCCGAGATCGCCGAACTCGTCGATGGCGTCACCAAGCTCAACAAGCTCGAGCTCGCCAGTCGGGAAACCGAGCAGGCGGAGAATTTCAGGAAACTCCTGATCGCCATGTCGCGCGACGTGCGCGTCCTTCTGGTCAAGCTCGCCGACCGAACCCACAACATGCGGACGCTCAATGCGCTGCGCCCGGAGAAACGCGCGCGCATCGCCCGCGAGACGATGGATATTTTCGCCCCGCTCGCCGGGCGCATGGGCATGCAGCAGATGCGCGAAGAGCTGGAGGACCTCGCCTTCGAGGAACTGAACCCGGAGGCGCGCACCTCGATCATGCGCCGCTTCCTGAAGCTGCGGAAGGAGACCGGCGATCTCATCCCGCGCATCAAGACAGCGATCGAACAGGCGCTTTACGAGGCCGGGGTCTCCTCCGAAGTGGAGGGGCGGGAGAAGAAACCCTATTCGATCTGGCGGAAGATGGAGGAAAAGCAGATCGGCTTCGGCCAGCTTTCCGACATCTACGGCTTTCGCATCATCACCCGCGATATTCCCGCCTGCTACAACGCGCTCGGCGCCGTGCATACCGCCATGCGCGTCGTGCCGGAGCGGATGAAGGATTATATTTCAGGGCCGAAATCCAACGGCTATCGGAGCCTTCACACCACCGTCTACGGGCCGGCCGCGAGCCGGGTCGAGATCCAGATCCGCACGCGCGAAATGCACGAGGTCGCTGAGACCGGCGTCGCCGCGCACTGGGCCTACAAGGAAGGGCGGAGAAGCCAGAACCCGTTCGCGGTCGATCCCTTTCACTGGCTTTCAGGTCTGGTCGAAAGAATGGAGAAGGGCGACGCGCCGCGGGAGTTTCTTGAACAGGTCAAGCTCGACATGTTCCACGACCAGGTGTTCTGCTTCACGCCGAAGGGCGACGTGTACGGCTTGCCGCGCGGGGCGACGCCGATCGATTTCGCGTATGCGATCCACACCCGGATCGGCGACAGTTGCGTCGGCGCCAAGGTCGACGGCGCGCGCGTTCCGCTCTGGACCCGGCTTCGGAACGGGCAGTCGGTGGAGATCATCAGAGTCGAAAGCTCCCGCCCCAGCCCGGTCTGGATGGACATGGCGAAGACCGGACGCGCCCGCGCCGCGATCCGCCGGGCGCTGCGCGAAGAAGAACGGGACGAGCATATCCGGCTCGGCAAAGAGATCGCTCGCCTGGCCTTCGAACGCCGCAAGCTAGACGGCGGATCGAAGGCGCTGCAGACCGCTGCGCGCAAGCTCGGCTTCGCTGCGGTCGAAAACCTGCTCGCCGCTCTCGGCGCCGCCGAGCTTTCCGGGCGCCGTCTGGTCGCCGCAGTCTATCCCGGCATCCTGGAGACCGAAGCGGCGGAGCCGGAGGACGCGACGGGGCGTCCGCACCGGCTCGTCGTCGGCGCGCCGGCCGGGCTTGAGTTCAGCTTCGCCACATGTTGCGAGCCGATTCCGGGCGAGCGCATCGTCGGCATCCGCGGCAAGCGCGGTATCGAGGCGCATTGCATCGACTGCGCCGGCCTTGTGGCTCACGAGGAGCACCCCGAACGCTGGATCGACCTCAGATGGGACGAAGACGCCGCGCAACTCGGCGGTCGCTCCACCTCCATCGAAGTGACACTGGCCAACCAGGCCGGCGCGCTCGGTGCGATCGCCACGCTCGTCGGCGAACACCGGGCGAATATCGAGAACATCACGACGCTGGCGCGGATGCCGGATTTCTGGCGCTTGCGCATCAGCCTGACGGTCAAGGACGTGAAGCACATGAGCGCGATCCTGAGCGCTCTTGAAGCACAGACCATCGTCACCGACGTGCATCGCACGCGCCAGCCTGCGCCGCCCCTGAAACAGGCGGAGGTTGAAGAACCCCAGCACCTTTCGGCATAG
- a CDS encoding enoyl-ACP reductase FabI gives MADLMKGKRGLVMGVANDHSIAWGVARTLAAEGATLGFSYQGESFGRRVTPLAESVGSDFLVNVDVTDGASMDEAFERIESEWGGLDFLVHAIAYSDRNELTGRYADTSRDNFLRSLEVSCYSLVDVSRRAAALMPDGGSIITMTYLGAQRVMPNYNVMGVAKAALEASVRYLANDFGPAGVRVNAISPGPMRTLAGSAIGGARRVYKTTEENAPLRHNATLEHVGGAALYLLSDLGAGTTGDVIFVDGGYHVIGMAQPANI, from the coding sequence ATGGCTGATCTGATGAAAGGGAAGCGCGGGCTGGTGATGGGCGTCGCCAACGACCACTCCATCGCCTGGGGCGTCGCCCGGACGCTCGCGGCCGAGGGCGCGACGCTCGGGTTCTCCTATCAGGGGGAGTCTTTCGGGCGCCGCGTGACGCCTCTCGCCGAGAGCGTCGGCTCCGACTTCCTGGTCAATGTCGACGTCACCGACGGCGCCTCGATGGATGAGGCTTTCGAGCGGATCGAGTCGGAATGGGGGGGACTCGATTTCCTCGTCCATGCGATCGCCTACTCCGACAGGAACGAGCTCACGGGCCGCTACGCAGACACCAGCCGCGATAATTTCCTCCGTTCGCTAGAGGTCTCCTGCTATTCGCTGGTCGACGTCTCACGCCGCGCGGCGGCGCTGATGCCGGATGGCGGGTCGATCATAACCATGACCTATCTCGGCGCGCAGCGCGTGATGCCAAATTATAACGTGATGGGCGTGGCCAAGGCTGCGCTCGAGGCTTCGGTCCGCTATCTCGCGAATGATTTCGGCCCGGCGGGCGTCAGGGTCAACGCCATCAGCCCCGGCCCGATGCGCACGCTCGCCGGGTCCGCCATTGGCGGCGCGAGGCGGGTCTACAAGACCACGGAAGAGAACGCGCCCCTCCGTCACAACGCGACGCTGGAGCATGTCGGCGGCGCCGCGCTCTATCTTCTGTCCGATCTCGGCGCCGGCACGACCGGGGACGTGATTTTCGTCGATGGCGGCTACCATGTCATCGGCATGGCGCAGCCGGCGAATATCTGA
- a CDS encoding DUF2062 domain-containing protein produces the protein MIDYWRHRMQRLPDSPTRIALGVACGVYTSFTPFFGFHFIVAAGLAWLCRGNIFASAIGTFFGNPLTFPFIVAICLEVGGMIMGIPINSDFTGLGFHQMAVLLLQNVKSLVIPYFVGGLIPGLIAAVASYFIVRPLVATYQRRRRARLIARARARIAKEVKKEAGATE, from the coding sequence GTGATCGACTATTGGCGTCACCGGATGCAGCGGCTGCCGGACAGCCCGACACGTATCGCGCTCGGCGTCGCCTGCGGCGTCTACACGTCGTTCACACCCTTCTTCGGCTTTCACTTCATCGTCGCCGCCGGCCTGGCCTGGCTCTGCCGCGGCAATATTTTCGCCAGCGCCATCGGCACGTTCTTCGGCAATCCGCTGACATTCCCCTTCATCGTCGCCATCTGCCTGGAGGTCGGCGGCATGATAATGGGCATCCCGATCAATTCGGATTTCACCGGGCTCGGTTTCCACCAGATGGCGGTTCTACTCCTGCAGAACGTCAAGAGTCTGGTGATTCCGTATTTCGTCGGCGGACTCATTCCCGGGCTGATCGCCGCCGTCGCCAGCTACTTCATCGTGCGGCCGCTGGTCGCGACCTATCAGCGCCGCCGCCGCGCGCGCCTGATCGCCCGCGCCCGCGCGCGGATCGCGAAGGAAGTCAAAAAGGAAGCGGGCGCGACGGAATAG
- the irr gene encoding Fur family transcriptional regulator Irr, whose amino-acid sequence MTAAPKITDPCADEDRPNDRADRWLATAGLRPTRQRRVLAALLVGDGRHRHVTAERLFDAAHAAGAAVSLATVYNTLKSFTEAGLLTEIAVDGARSYFDTRTEDHPHFFWEEEGRLTDAPVDSVQFSRLPDAPKDMQVAKIDVVIRLRRR is encoded by the coding sequence ATGACCGCCGCACCGAAAATCACAGATCCTTGCGCCGATGAAGACAGACCCAACGACCGGGCGGATCGCTGGCTGGCGACAGCCGGGCTGCGTCCGACGCGCCAGCGCCGCGTGTTGGCCGCGCTGCTGGTCGGCGATGGCCGGCACCGGCACGTGACCGCTGAACGACTGTTCGACGCCGCGCATGCCGCCGGCGCCGCCGTATCGCTCGCCACGGTCTACAACACTCTGAAGAGCTTCACGGAGGCGGGCCTTCTGACCGAGATCGCGGTCGATGGTGCGCGAAGTTATTTCGACACGCGAACCGAGGATCACCCACATTTTTTCTGGGAGGAAGAGGGCCGATTGACCGATGCGCCGGTCGATTCGGTCCAGTTCTCGCGCCTTCCTGACGCCCCGAAGGACATGCAGGTCGCCAAGATCGATGTGGTGATCCGCCTCCGCCGGCGCTGA
- the fabB gene encoding beta-ketoacyl-ACP synthase I, which yields MRRVVITGIGIVSSIGTDAETVTASLKEGRSGISFAPEYAERGFRSHVEGRPDIVIADHVDKRQLRFMGDGAAYNYIAMEQAIADSGLEKGDVSNERTGLVMGSGGPSTKNLFAAHQIVLEKGAPKRMGPFMVTRCMSSTNSACLATPFGIKGINYSITSACSTSAHCIGNGVEQIQWGKQDIVFAGGGEELDWTLSCLFDAMGALSSKYNDTPEKASRAFDAARDGFVIAGGGGVVVLEELEHAKARGAKIYGEVTGYAATSDGHDMVAPSGEGGERCMRLAIGSMTEKRAVDYINAHGTSTPVGDIPEIEAVRRLFGEGKTPPISSTKSLTGHSQGATGVQEAIYCLLMLQDDFITASANIETLDPAIRPGEVATERVDGAGLDTVMSNSFGFGGTNATLLLSRYHG from the coding sequence ATGCGTCGCGTCGTGATCACCGGGATCGGTATCGTTTCTTCGATCGGAACGGACGCGGAGACTGTGACCGCGTCGCTGAAGGAGGGCCGCTCCGGCATATCCTTCGCGCCGGAATACGCCGAACGCGGGTTTCGCAGCCATGTCGAAGGCCGGCCGGATATCGTGATCGCCGACCATGTCGACAAGCGCCAGCTTCGCTTCATGGGCGACGGCGCGGCCTATAACTACATCGCCATGGAGCAGGCGATCGCCGATAGCGGGCTGGAGAAGGGCGACGTCTCCAATGAGCGGACCGGCCTCGTCATGGGCTCCGGCGGTCCTTCCACCAAGAACCTTTTCGCCGCGCATCAGATCGTGCTGGAGAAGGGGGCGCCAAAGCGGATGGGGCCGTTCATGGTCACGCGCTGCATGTCGTCCACGAACTCCGCCTGCCTCGCCACGCCTTTCGGCATCAAGGGGATCAACTATTCGATCACCTCGGCCTGTTCGACCTCGGCGCATTGCATCGGCAACGGCGTCGAGCAGATTCAATGGGGCAAGCAGGATATCGTCTTCGCCGGCGGCGGCGAGGAGCTGGACTGGACCCTCTCCTGCCTTTTCGACGCGATGGGGGCGCTGAGTTCCAAGTATAACGACACGCCGGAGAAAGCATCGCGCGCGTTCGACGCGGCGCGCGACGGTTTCGTCATCGCCGGCGGCGGCGGAGTCGTGGTGCTGGAGGAACTGGAGCACGCGAAGGCGAGGGGCGCGAAGATCTATGGCGAGGTGACGGGTTACGCCGCCACTTCCGACGGTCACGACATGGTCGCGCCATCGGGCGAGGGCGGCGAACGCTGCATGCGGCTCGCCATCGGCTCGATGACCGAAAAGCGCGCCGTCGACTATATCAACGCGCACGGCACCTCGACGCCGGTCGGCGACATTCCCGAGATTGAGGCCGTGCGCCGGCTCTTCGGAGAGGGAAAGACCCCACCGATCAGTTCGACAAAATCGCTGACCGGCCATTCGCAGGGCGCGACCGGAGTGCAGGAGGCGATCTATTGTCTTCTGATGCTTCAGGACGATTTCATCACCGCATCGGCCAATATCGAGACGCTCGACCCCGCGATCCGCCCCGGCGAGGTCGCGACGGAGCGCGTGGACGGCGCCGGACTGGACACGGTGATGTCAAACAGTTTCGGTTTCGGCGGCACCAACGCCACGTTGCTGCTGAGCCGCTATCATGGCTGA
- the fabA gene encoding bifunctional 3-hydroxydecanoyl-ACP dehydratase/trans-2-decenoyl-ACP isomerase, giving the protein MAERASSYDFDGLMACARGELFGPGNPQLPAPPMLMMDRITAIEPDGGAHGKGKIVAEFDVKPDAWFFKCHFLGDPVMPGCLGLDALWQLTGFFLGWKGLQGRGRALGVGEVKFSGMVTPAVKLIRYTVDFRRIIDRKLKLGIANGVMEADGETIYTSADMRVGLFTDEAAA; this is encoded by the coding sequence ATGGCCGAACGCGCAAGCAGCTATGATTTCGACGGGTTGATGGCGTGCGCGCGGGGTGAATTGTTCGGCCCCGGCAATCCGCAACTTCCAGCGCCGCCGATGCTGATGATGGACCGGATCACCGCTATCGAGCCGGATGGCGGCGCGCATGGCAAGGGCAAGATCGTCGCTGAATTCGACGTGAAGCCCGACGCCTGGTTCTTCAAGTGCCATTTCCTTGGCGATCCGGTGATGCCGGGTTGCCTCGGCCTCGACGCGCTCTGGCAACTCACCGGGTTCTTCCTCGGCTGGAAGGGGCTTCAGGGGCGCGGCCGCGCCCTCGGCGTCGGCGAAGTGAAGTTCTCCGGCATGGTCACGCCTGCGGTGAAGCTCATCCGCTACACGGTGGACTTCCGGCGGATAATCGACCGCAAGCTGAAGCTCGGCATCGCCAACGGCGTGATGGAGGCCGACGGCGAGACGATCTACACGAGCGCCGACATGCGTGTCGGCCTGTTCACCGATGAAGCGGCGGCCTGA
- a CDS encoding patatin-like phospholipase family protein yields MAAESAKTPASGARRRRAAPKAGGGSSPHRKAKHQKSINLALQGGGSHGAFTWGVLDKLFEDDRVWIEAISGTSAGAMNAVVTAQGLYENGPAGARRRLDEFWRAVSKAGQSSPIQRSIWAQMTGDWSLETSPGYRFFNALSGLVSPYDFNPGNINPLRDLVGAMVDFDKVRASGEMAVYIAATTVETGRVRIFEGEEITLDSVMASACLPQLFKAVEIDGKHYWDGGFMGNPPLYPFFYDSPARDIVIVQINPVVREGEPRTAAEITNRMNEITFNSALLHELRSIDFVARLLEDGKLDPAQYRKMNVHIIHSRKRMRPLDASSKMNSEWAFLKHLFEIGRYAATNWLRRYYDDVGERSSIDIREMFQGRPEPKGD; encoded by the coding sequence ATGGCTGCTGAAAGTGCGAAGACGCCCGCCAGCGGGGCGCGACGCCGCCGGGCCGCCCCAAAGGCGGGCGGCGGTTCATCGCCGCACCGCAAGGCGAAGCATCAGAAGTCGATCAACCTCGCGCTCCAGGGTGGCGGTAGCCACGGCGCCTTCACCTGGGGCGTGCTCGACAAGCTGTTCGAGGATGATCGCGTCTGGATCGAGGCGATCAGCGGCACGTCCGCCGGGGCGATGAACGCCGTCGTTACGGCGCAGGGGCTCTACGAGAACGGTCCGGCAGGGGCGCGCCGGCGTCTTGACGAATTCTGGCGCGCGGTTTCGAAGGCCGGACAGTCGAGCCCGATTCAGCGTTCGATCTGGGCGCAAATGACGGGAGACTGGTCGCTTGAGACGTCGCCTGGCTATCGCTTCTTCAATGCGCTGAGCGGTCTGGTTTCGCCCTATGATTTCAACCCCGGAAACATCAATCCGCTCCGCGATCTCGTCGGCGCAATGGTGGATTTCGACAAGGTTCGCGCGTCCGGGGAAATGGCGGTCTATATCGCCGCGACCACCGTGGAGACGGGACGCGTGCGGATATTCGAAGGCGAAGAAATCACGCTCGATTCGGTCATGGCGTCAGCCTGCCTGCCACAGCTGTTCAAGGCGGTGGAGATCGACGGCAAACATTACTGGGACGGTGGTTTCATGGGCAACCCGCCGCTCTACCCGTTCTTCTACGACAGTCCGGCGCGGGACATCGTGATCGTTCAGATCAATCCGGTCGTCCGCGAGGGCGAGCCGCGCACCGCTGCGGAAATCACCAATCGCATGAACGAGATCACCTTCAATTCGGCGCTCCTGCACGAATTGCGCTCTATCGATTTCGTCGCGCGGCTCCTGGAGGACGGCAAGCTCGATCCGGCGCAGTATCGCAAGATGAACGTCCATATCATCCATTCGCGAAAACGGATGCGTCCGCTGGATGCGTCGTCGAAGATGAACTCGGAATGGGCGTTCCTGAAACATCTCTTCGAGATCGGCCGCTACGCCGCGACCAATTGGCTAAGGCGGTATTACGACGATGTCGGCGAACGCAGCAGCATCGATATCCGCGAGATGTTCCAGGGCCGCCCGGAGCCAAAAGGCGACTGA